Proteins co-encoded in one Streptomyces roseochromogenus subsp. oscitans DS 12.976 genomic window:
- a CDS encoding S66 family peptidase codes for MAVRYPSPLCPGDRVGVTSPSSGVAKELRERLNAAVHDVQDRGYEVVIGRCMDGSGHVSASAADRASELMSMLTDPTIKAIVPPWGGETAIDLLPLLDWDKLREAEPTWLVGFSDISTLITPMTLLTGTATVHGNNLMDTPYRVPGGLRSWLDIVAAPQGHRFTQTPPGRHRTTGFDDFAACPDVREYTLDSAGAWTRLDGGGDVDAEGRLIGGCIETLCNLAGTAYLDVSTFARNEPPDGLLVYVEAAGDDAFTICRNLHGMRLAGFFDRANAVLVGRTNAPDNRSLSQHEAVLDALGPLNVPIIADIECGHVPPYMPIVNGAYGRIVHTSSRSELTQTLD; via the coding sequence ATGGCTGTTCGATACCCGTCCCCCCTGTGTCCCGGCGACCGTGTGGGTGTCACCTCTCCGTCGAGCGGGGTTGCGAAGGAACTGCGTGAGCGCCTCAATGCCGCCGTTCATGACGTTCAGGACCGCGGGTACGAGGTCGTCATCGGCCGGTGCATGGACGGCTCCGGGCACGTCAGTGCTTCGGCCGCTGACCGCGCGAGCGAACTGATGTCGATGCTGACCGACCCCACCATCAAGGCCATCGTGCCGCCGTGGGGCGGAGAGACGGCGATTGACCTACTACCACTGCTCGACTGGGACAAGCTGCGGGAGGCAGAGCCCACCTGGCTTGTCGGATTCTCCGACATATCGACTCTGATCACGCCGATGACTCTGCTCACCGGGACGGCGACCGTCCATGGCAACAACCTCATGGACACGCCCTACCGAGTGCCCGGAGGACTGCGGTCGTGGCTCGACATCGTCGCAGCGCCCCAGGGGCACCGGTTCACCCAGACGCCGCCCGGTCGCCACCGGACCACCGGCTTCGACGACTTCGCCGCCTGCCCCGACGTACGCGAGTACACGCTTGACTCTGCGGGCGCGTGGACCCGGCTCGACGGCGGCGGTGACGTGGACGCTGAGGGAAGACTGATCGGCGGCTGCATCGAAACTCTCTGCAACCTCGCGGGGACGGCCTACCTCGACGTCTCGACCTTCGCTCGCAACGAGCCACCGGATGGGCTCCTCGTGTATGTGGAAGCAGCAGGCGATGATGCCTTCACCATCTGCCGGAACCTGCATGGCATGAGGCTCGCCGGTTTCTTCGACCGGGCAAACGCGGTTCTCGTCGGCCGGACCAACGCACCCGACAACCGGTCACTCAGCCAACACGAGGCCGTCCTCGACGCACTCGGTCCTCTCAACGTTCCGATTATCGCCGACATCGAGTGCGGCCACGTCCCGCCCTACATGCCGATCGTCAACGGAGCGTACGGCCGTATCGTTCACACATCAAGCCGAAGCGAACTGACGCAGACCTTGGACTGA